A stretch of Pyrenophora tritici-repentis strain M4 chromosome 7, whole genome shotgun sequence DNA encodes these proteins:
- a CDS encoding tetratricopeptide repeat domain containing protein: MVSCQQALEKSKETFPHNHPLAFRTINHIGVCFLDQGRLDEAKSMLEQALEGRERTRRPDSLSTLETVHNLAQLHMRQGNIFKAESMFQWALNGREAKLPVNHILTLETVSDFGTFFGRRGKLPESENMFRRALKGFEQAFGHDYPSTLYAANKLGCLLLRRYKCHQVKNMFFRMREEYEQASGPRRTWTFEMINNRDSLRADQGRLDEAEQIFKWALEGSEKVLGPDHTSTLDTVNNLGILYADQGKLDETEEMYQRALQGYETSFGSNHPRCRSLRRALATLQDRVVTQSLSTRT, from the coding sequence ATGGTGAGTTGTCAACAGGCACTAGAGAAATCTAAGGAAACATTTCCCCACAATCATCCATTAGCATTCCGCACAATCAACCATATAGGCGTCTGCTTCCTCGATCAGGGCAGACTAGACGAAGCGAAAAGCATGCTCGAGCAAGCCTTAGAAGGACGAGAGAGGACACGAAGGCCCGATAGCCTGTCAACGCTTGAGACCGTACACAACTTAGCCCAGCTGCACATGAGGCAAGGTAATATCTTTAAAGCAGAGAGCATGTTTCAATGGGCGTTGAATGGAAGAGAGGCAAAACTTCCAGTCAACCACATACTGACACTTGAAACCGTTAGCGACTTTGGCACTTTCTTCGGTCGTCGAGGAAAGCTGCCAGAGTCCGAAAATATGTTCCGTCGAGCATTGAAAGGGTTTGAGCAGGCGTTTGGACATGATTACCCATCGACACTTTATGCTGCCAATAAACTGGGTTGTCTCCTCTTGAGACGATATAAGTGTCACCAGGTAAAGAACATGTTCTTTCGAATGCGAGAAGAGTATGAGCAGGCCTCAGGGCCTCGTCGTACGTGGACATTTGAGATGATAAACAACCGAGATAGCCTCCGCGCAGATCAGGGCAGGTTAGATGAGGCCGAGCAAATATTCAAGTGGGCGCTGGAGGGATCCGAGAAGGTACTTGGGCCCGATCACACGTCAACGCTTGACACGGTCAACAACCTGGGCATCCTCTACGCTGATCAGGGCAAGCTAGATGAGACGGAAGAGATGTACCAACGGGCGCTGCAAGGATATGAGACCAGCTTTGGGTCTAACCATCCGCGTTGTCGCAGTCTTCGTCGCGCTCTTGCTACGCTTCAAGATCGTGTAGTGACTCAATCACTAAGCACTAGAACTTAA
- a CDS encoding DDE-3 multi-domain protein: MPGTGHRLQPAVLQAILDRIAACESDRAISRATGASRNTVAKLRLSLEFWGVPYPPRCVRLGRPSILRQAQREGLQAYLNGSPGAYMDEMRDFLYDEYDVRISLASVYRELEKMRWSRKLATKRAKEQSEPLRRLYLARMAQHYKAEQIVALDESACNERTGDRKYGWSPIGEPVELSHSFRRSERWSLLPAMTIDGYISYKIFQGAITSEILEDFLEFQVLPFCNPHPGPASVIVLDNASIHRSERVRVLCQSAGVLLEYLPPYSPDFNPIEKSFKQLKGWMKRNSAQAENFIDFGVFLEYAAQLVCCNINCRSWFHRCGYPY, translated from the coding sequence atgccaggcaccggccaccgcttgcagcccgctgttctccaggctatcctcgaccgaattgctgcctgcgaaagtgatcgagccatctctagagctacaggtgcgagccgtaacacagtagcaaagctgaggttgagcttagagttttggggcgtgccttatccgccgcgctgcgttcgacttgggcggccatctatactccggcaagctcagcgcgaaggccttcaggcatacctcaatggctcaccgggcgcatacatggatgagatgagggacttcttgtacgacgagtacgacgttaggataagccttgcgagcgtttaccgagagctagagaagatgagatggtctcgcaagcttgcaacaaagcgggcaaaggagcagagtgagccactccgccgcctctatcttgccaggatggcgcaacactataaggcggagcagatcgttgcgttggacgagagcgcctgcaatgagcgtacgggcgaccgcaagtatggctggtctccaatcggggagccggtggagctatcacacagcttcaggcgatcagaacggtggtcgctgctgccagccatgacgatagatggctacataagctataagatctttcaaggcgcgattacatctgagatcctagaagacttcttagagtttcaagtgctgccgttctgcaatcctcacccagggccagcctcagtaatcgtgcttgataacgcctccatccatcgatcagagcgtgtacgggtgctttgccaaagtgctggagtactccttgagtatctgccgccatactcaccagatttcaaccccatcgagaagagctttaagcagctcaaggggtggatgaaaaggaattcagcgcaagcggagaacttcattgactttggggtctttcttgagtatgcagcgcagctggtgtgctgtaatattaactgcagaagctggttccataggtgtggctatccctattaa